A single region of the Theileria annulata chromosome 4, complete sequence, *** SEQUENCING IN PROGRESS *** genome encodes:
- a CDS encoding uncharacterized protein (Tap349h10.p1c.C.cand.155 - score = 73.00;~6 probable transmembrane helices predicted for TA07355 by TMHMM2.0 at aa 32-51, 99-121, 136-158, 211-233, 582-604 and 611-633) codes for MCIPDYGDDDAIVDSGLWSDIKMMLWDFIPDYTPLNFVLMHLFFYLVFLSFRAISFPASKEPENPEENIQIAYEHLSYIENYFDNDEKQFELIVNTIKLSFLLLFINIIFLFIVLLVRLLFMKFLFEPFSKISRGAVLLAYSVDPTIFYLLWSLLNYTAFLRCIIHSKFYLVKKCLDNSEMGYDTYIFQIFGYYLPSSFWFDSKCYKWTKSIYHLHILFSVRKLVLTALLFLFELQFLANYSTDLTTYLNELSCLRKFTFKWLNFVYYKKSLRNKELDDLMQKFLNIDMNVIKKSYNTVWMEHHKDDFKVFRPILSKWQHHNVKNDLVINDYNGTDFLKELWINSMSIKPSVNWIVLNYVIHNPPEILLLHHSIQLICKDTIDYCSKLLFDQIYETLNLLHRGNDKVVAIVKNVEEVSPQEVSEDFEEDQRDEFYQFDPGDKIHRLSQIVNVTHVDQLHITRDFEPTTARKYRVDSRNKMPELLKYRTNINSPDLPEQDYMNALTSNKEDSVTNEKEDEEDDRYITRPMCSDLDQFIVDDFFISYDISNCGSISFENFTSTLINMCSIRKKLITTLKNQRSILELVGNLISIILWFMSLVALLLSFKINKNIVVPSTIGLFSASVVALSYMYTSFITAIMFVVISNPYNVGDRVRIAGQSMYVRRITTYNTEFRSSYGQHIIYQNMLLSKMAIINESRAKHATVELSLQMSSSTTPASMKMLRDNIKTFVNGRPRDFVTNSIFFHCDKVQVSHFINLVIWATCVKTWSYTKDVYSLRTELMLFVASQCKLLGIGYENPVNPVYFKNTLSLTGKFTSNYKYFYIHNSPTLRVDSLTNHFADFHDKSKRGGKFIKFDRPRDDKGKGDDDDKPGSVEKTTSTTNPFLSIPFMPAKPSAFTTLIRTTKSFDQTSNDDLPRSSDLGNSSNLIEPLDLNSDEVKRHPSNSEMLDKTLVTQRSTGPLSIEPTFPSLSRVRGGSGHPKAPPVPRGSVHFNKNAHLYNPHGHVAAKKGNFEDYEDFWINTWGNVAKPNRQKTFSYDSNTDKLLLQSSEDANAQSIPMDNSEDFSDTKDNVLKFESPYLEPNQNPSKPRRSKRSSTVDPNLNRTKSRKSKTRSSSHVPKSRTSDDSTDKPKPSSDNSTDKPRLSSDESNDKPRRSKGRSKDMDDLGDNPRRNRSKKDNTKS; via the exons ATGTGTATTCCAGATTATGGAGACGATGATGCCATTGTTGATTCGGGGCTATGGTCTGACATTAAGATGATGTTATGGGATTTTATCCCAGACTATACTCCTTTAAACTTTGTTCTTATGCATTTATTCTTTTACTTGGTCTTTCTCTCGTTCAGAGCAA TTTCATTCCCTGCCTCTAAGGAGCCTGAAAATCCAGAAGAAAACATTCAAATTGCATATGAACACTTATCGTATATTgaa AACTATTTTGATAACGATGAAAAACAGTTTGAGCTCATTGTTAATACAATCAAACTTTCTTTCCTCCTTCTTTTTataaacattatttttctCTTTATCGTATTATTAGTTAG gttATTATTCATGAAATTTTTGTTTGAGCCATTTTCGAAAATTTCAAGGGGAGCGGTTTTATTGGCTTATTCCGTGGATCCAACAATCTTTTACCTTTTATGGTCCCTTCTAAATTACACCGCTTTCCTTAGGTGTATTATCCATAGTAAGTTTTACCTTGTAAAAAAATGTTTAGATAATTCTGAAATGGGATATGACACCTACATTTTTCAGATATTTGGTTATTATCTACCCTCTAGTTTCTGGTTTGATAGTAAATGTTACAAGTGGACTAAATCCATATACCATTTGCATATTTTATTCTCTGTCCGAAAACTGGTTCTAACTGCCCTTCTCTTTCTGTTTGAATTACAGTTTTTGGCCAACTATTCTACTGATCTAACAACATACTTAAATGAATTGTCTTGTTTGAGAAAGTTCACGTTTAAATG GTTGAACTTTGTATACTATAAAAAATCGCTAAGAAATAAGGAGCTTGATGATTTAATGCAGAAATTTCTAAACATCGACATGAATGTAATAAAGAAGAGTTACAACACCGTGTGGATGGAACATCACAAGGACGACTTTAAAGTTTTTAG GCCAATTTTGTCAAAGTGGCAGCATCATAATGTGAAGAATGATTTGGTCATTAACGATTACAATGGCACTGATTTTCTTAAAGAGCTCTGGATCAACTCAATGTCAATTAAACCCAGTGTTAACTGGATAGTTTTAAACTACGTAATCCATAACCCCCCTGAGATACTTCTTCTCCACCACTCCATTCAGCTAATCTGCAAAGATACAATCGATTACTGTTCTAAACTTCTTTTCGACCAAATCTACGAAACGCTTAACCTTTTACATAGAGGCAATGATAAAGTTGTTGCCATCGTTAAAAATGTTGAGGAGGTGAGCCCTCAAGAAGTTTCTGAGGACTTTGAAGAAGACCAAAGGGATGAATTCTATCAGTTCGATCCTGGAGATAAAATACACAGACTAAGTCAAATAGTTAATGTTACACATGTGGATCAATTACATATAACTCGTGATTTTGA gCCAACTACCGCTAGAAAGTATAGGGTTGATTCTAGGAACAAGATGCCTGAGCTGTTGAAGTATAGGACGAACATAAATTCTCCAGATCTTCCAGAGCAGGATTACATGAACGCTCTCACCAGTAACAAGGAGGATTCTGTTACTAACGAAAAggaagatgaagaagatgataGGTATATTACAAGGCCTATGTGTTCTGACCTAGATCAGTTTATTGTCGACGACTTTTTCATTAGTTATGACATTTCAAACTGTGGttcaatttcatttgaAAACTTTACCTCGactttaataaatatgtgCTCCATTCGCAAAAAGCTTATTACCACACtaaaa aacCAAAGGAGTATTTTGGAGTTGGTTGGCAATTTGATAAGCATAATTTTGTGGTTTATGTCACTTGTTGCGTTGTTGCTTTCATTCAAAATTAACAAGAATATTGTTGTTCCCTCTACTATAGGTTTATTCTCAGCATCTGTGGTTGCTCTCAGTTATATGTACACTAGTTTTATTACCGCGATCATGTTCGTCGTTATTTCAAATCCTTATAACGTCGGAGACAGGGTCAGAATCGCTGGGCAATCCATGTATGTCAGGAGAATTACGACATACAACACCGAGTTCAGATCTTCGTATGGTCAACAC ataatttacCAGAACATGCTCTTGAGTAAAATGGCTATAATAAATGAGTCGAGGGCTAAACATGCCACTGTTGAGTTATCATTACAAATGTCTTCGAGTACTACTCCTGCTTCGATGAAAATGCTTCGAGATAACATAAAAACTTTTGTGAATGGGCGGCCAAGAGATTTTGTCACAAACAGCATCTTCTTTCACTGTGACAAGGTTCAAGTGTCTCACTTTATTAATCTTGTGATTTGGGCAACATGCGTGAAAACATGGTCTTACACTAAGGATGTGTACAGTCTGCGTACTGAGCTAATGTTGTTTGTTGCGAGCCAGTGTAAACTTCTCGGTATTGGATACGAAAACCCCGTCAATCCCGTCTACTTCAAAAACACACTTAGTCTTACTGGTAAGTTTACTTCcaactataaatatttttacattCATAACTCACCAAcattaa GAGTTGATTCCCTTACTAATCATTTTGCTGACTTTCATGACAAGTCTAAAAGGGGAGGgaaatttatcaaatttgatAGACCTAGGGACGATAAAGGAAAAGGCGATGATGACGATAAACCTGGAAGCGTTGAAAAAActactagtactactaaCCCTTTTCTTTCAATTCCATTCATGCCTGCTAAACCTTCTGCTTTTACTACACTTATTAGGACCACTAAATCTTTCGATCAAACTTCCAATGATGATCTTCCCAGGTCTTCTGATTTGGGAAACTCTTCTAATTTGATTGAACCtttagatttaaattctGACGAAGTCAAGAGACATCCAAGCAATTCTGAAATGTTAGATAAAACACTTGTGACACAGAGGTCTACTGGTCCTCTATCAATTGAGCCTACATTCCCTTCTTTATCTAGGGTAAGGGGTGGATCAGGTCATCCTAAAGCTCCTCCCGTCCCTCGTGGAAGTGTTCACTTTAATAAGAATGCCCACTTGTACAATCCTCACGGTCACGTAGCTGCAAAGAAAGGAAACTTTGAAGACTATGAGGACTTCTGGATTAACACTTGGGGCAACGTTGCCAAGCCGAACCGTCAAAAAACTTTCTCCTACGACTCAAATACTGATAAATTACTACTACAGTCTTCTGAGGACGCTAATGCTCAATCCATTCCCATGGATAACTCTGAAGACTTTAGTGATACAAAAGACAATGTTCTTAAATTTGAGTCTCCTTACTTAGAGCCTAATCAAAATCCAAGTAAACCTCGAAGGTCTAAAAGGTCAAGCACTGTTGATCCAAATCTCAATCGCACAAAGAGTAGAAAAAGCAAAACTCGAAGTAGTAGTCATGTCCCTAAAAGTAGGACCTCCGACGACTCAACTGACAAACCCAAACCTTCTTCAGATAATTCAACTGATAAACCCAGACTTTCCTCAGATGAATCAAATGATAAACCCAGAAGAAGCAAGGGCAGAAGTAAAGATATGGACGATCTTGGTGATAATCCAAGGCGCAATAGAAGTAAAAAAGACAACACTAAAAGCTGA
- a CDS encoding uncharacterized protein (Tap349h10.p1c.cand.72 - score = 50.32): protein MITNTLKNNGKFLYIQKRLNFELIPEKNNYNDVIPFSFTEIDRIVKNRTNIHEKSLKIDIKHKNVFYTFIRKTNSIIYSSLHLKKTNSSDTKEDSLHSSCIKEDSKSFPVIIRNEQIDDETICERVEKILGFLTKDNLIVVLQRSLSAHFYLKSKCWKRLSTCVLRNCFLSEEKLNSTDLVKILSSLSKWRFTNLSEFEKKLDLLILINDDWTLYKSSQALWSLSHLNLFSLKAFQYLNAKIIHLLCSNSNQLEPNTDLYESIHRICSSNLNKLSRTGIASPVLSSITEYFERNVEVLKCLDTKTMLSLTSLFPYSSYNDKLVTSVLGLLLGSFHKFTHAQASHILYNFSIIHSDLSTTAQHLVVKLLCKFRDLILASEFTFIPSMISKCLYTSILFLSDLDLNFVSMFLSDLNANLHLIGPFSLFGNLLCLNHIKSEFSRHLEPRDAKSIVNTMNKLIKVDDLGNLCKLDNEVLKPLEIKLWHLSVLNAISCIPITPKFISDRIYLKLHEFYEICDSENHMATMKNFVLFLTNSFGNRDLVDTNLKNLTLLTSSKLFECSSENNEILCVYWDLITCYLSCFEMLDVFKREVKFDVLPSDFGSNFMVLRSLLNLLSCAFINDEKGLISYLEKLAHEKERKPENVEVIIVKFCLLFTNFDSIRDELGLKFEDFYKANGTNDKEYVENSDIGLSAEANDYVKKCVRTPCNQINLGFLRTKLFFLQDHPRHFLPLLPSIIIGELLSTSDYRGKVDIYQIGKWLDEVKGWDCLSKRLNNGNIEEYRGENAEEIDGNGSKLENNVRIESMYSNWKQREMEIEYVLKEQYIGPWLCPYVIKGKEEGSILLIFPMDFRNKNRPHVFDTMRRDFLSKFGYNFIELYYN, encoded by the exons ATGATCACAAACACACTAAAAAACAATGGaaaatttttgtatattcAGAAAAGACTAAATTTTGAGCTAATCCCTGAAAAAAACAACTACAATGACGTGATTCCATTCAGTTTCACGGAAATTGACAGAATCGTAAAAAATCGCACAAATATACATGAAAAGTCACTAAAAATAGATATTAAACATAAGAATgttttttacacatttattagGAAAACGAATTccataatatattcaagtttacatttgaaaaaaacaaattcGTCTGATACAAAAGAAGATTCATTACATTCCTCGTGTATTAAAGAAGATTCAAAGAGTTTCCCAGTAATTATCAGAAATGAACAAATTGATGATGAGACGATTTGCGAGAGAGTTGAAAAAATACTTGGATTTCTTACCAAGGATAATTTGATAGTTGTCCTCCAGCGCTCACTCTCTGCACATTTTTACCTAAAGTCAAAGTGCTGGAAAAGACTCTCGACATGTGTACTAAGGAACTGCTTTTTGAGCGAAGAGAAGTTAAATTCCACAGATctagttaaaattttatcatcCCTAAGTAAGTGGAGATTTACGAATTTGTCAGAGTTCGAAAAAAAACTTGACCTTCTAATACTGATAAATGATGATTGGACATTGTATAAATCCTCCCAAGCTCTGTGGAGCCTATCTCACCTAAACCTATTTTCACTCAAGGCTTTTCAGTACCTAAACGCCAAAATAATACATCTTCTATGCTCAAATA GCAACCAACTGGAACCTAACACTGATTTATACGAGAGTATTCACAGGATCTGCTCGTCAAACTTGAATAAGTTGTCAAGAACGGGAATAGCCAGTCCCGTTCTATCCTCCATAACTGAGTATTTTGAAAGGAATGTAGAAGTATTAAAGTGTTTGGATACCAAAACAATGTTATCTTTAACTTCACTATTTCCATATTCTTCTTATAATGACAAATTGGTGACGTCTGTACTCGGATTACTTTTGGGTTCCTTTCACAAATTTACACACGCTCAAGCCTCtcatattttatataacttTTCCATAATTCATTCAGATTTATCAACTACAGCACAACATCTAGTGGTGAAACTTCTGTGCAAATTCAGAGATTTGATACTCGCATCAGAGTTTACCTTTATACCCTCAATGATCTCGAAGTGCCTGTATACCAGTATACTGTTTTTAAGTGATCTTGATTTGAATTTCGTCTCCATGTTCCTCTCAGATTTGAACGCTAATTTACACCTCATAGGGCCATTTTCCCTTTTCGGAAATCTTTTGTGTCTAAACCACATCAAATCTGAGTTTTCAAGGCATCTGGAGCCAAGGGATGCCAAGAGTATAGTTAATACAATgaataaactaataaagGTTGACGATCTCGGAAATTTATGTAAGCTGGATAACGAAGTGTTGAAACCTCTGGAAATTAAACTATGGCATTTATCAGTTTTGAATGCCATTAGCTGTATCCCAATTACTCCAAAGTTCATTTCGGATAGAATTTATCTAAAACTTCATGAGTTTTACGAGATCTGTGACTCAGAAAATCATATGGCCACAATGAAGAACTTTGTTTTGTTTCTCACA aacTCATTTGGAAATCGTGACCTTGTCGACACGAATCTCAAGAATCTGACACTTCTGACTTCGTCCAAACTCTTCGAGTGTTCATC GGAGAATAATGAGATATTATGTGTATATTGGGATTTGATCACGTGTTATTTATCATGTTTTGAG ATGCTTGATGTATTTAAGCGAGAGGTCAAATTTGATGTTTTACCATCAGATTTCGGATCAAATTTCATGGTTTTGAGAAGTTTGCTTAACCTGTTGAGTTGTGCTTTTATAAACGATGAAAAGGGACTTATAAGTTATCTAGAGAAATTAGCACATGAAAAGGAAAGGAAACCCGAAAATGTTGAGGTTATAATAGTAAAGTTTTGTCtattatttactaattttgACTCAATCAGAGATGAATTGGGTCTAAAATTTGAGGATTTTTATAAAGCAAATGGAACAAATGATAAAGAATATGTTGAGAATTCAGATATTGGATTGAGTGCAGAAGCAAATGATTATGTAAAAAAGTGTGTAAGGACTCCATGTAACCAAATCAACTTGGGATTTTTGAGGACTAAACTGTTCTTTCTGCAGGATCACCCAAGACATTTTTTGCCACTTCTACCATCTATAATTATTGGAGAATTACTCTCAACGAGTGATTATAGGGGAAAGGTGGatatatatcaaattgGAAAATGGCTTGATGAAGTAAAGGGTTGGGATTGCCTTTCTAAGCGATTAAATAATGGGAATATTGAGGAATACAGAGGAGAAAATGCAGAGGAAATTGATGGAAATGGTTCAAAGTTGGAAAATAATGTAAGAATCGAGTCAATGTATAGTAATTGGAAACAAAGAGAAATGGAAATAGAGTATGTATTAAAGGAA